The Ignavibacteriales bacterium sequence AATATTTTAATTTATACTCGGGTAAAAGTTCCGGATGAAATATTTTGATTAGATCACTCAAGACAAGATCACAATTTAAAATGCCTGTTTCCCAATATTCATAAAAACCAAATTTATTTAATGATGCATTATTGTTGTAAATATTTTTATTCCTATAAGATTTGAACATTGAATTGCGCGAATCATTTTTTAATGCGTCACTTAACTTTGTCCAAAAAAGAACATTCACCCAAAAATCGGCATCGTGAGCTTCTTCAAATACTTGTTCATAATTCAGTCTTAAACTACCGGATGATTTATTGTCCTTCCACAGATATTCAGCTCCGGCATCATTTAGAAGTTTGGACATATAACTATTTCCCCCGGGTTCGTACCAAACGCCGCCAAAAATTGCTTCCGTAAATACCGTCGGTCTAAAAGATATATTTTTTGTTAATTCCGTTAATTTGTTATAGTGATCCGCGATGCCGTTAAATACTTCATTCGCTTCTTTTTCTTTATCGAAAAATGCTGCGACAAATTTTATCCACTCAGCCCTGGCGAGAGGAGAATTCTCCAGATGAAATGTTGCTGATGCAATATGGATTCCATTCTGAATTAATTTCGGATTGCCGTCAATAAAAGGATTGCCGATTCCGTATGTGAATACCAAATCCGGTTTAAGATTGAAAACTTTTTCAATATTCAGTTCGTATGAATCACCCACTTCGGTTATTTTTCCGCGATCAATCAAATCTCTAGCATGGGATGAATAAATATATTTTGAATTATCAACGGCAACGATGTTATCTATTGAATTTATTTTATCCAGAAATCCGACATAGATTGATGTCAAAACAATTGCCGAATTGATAGGTGTCCTTATCACTTGTGCGTTTTCATAACCTTTAGGTATTGAAACTTTTTTCGGAACAAGAAGATATTGGAAAGATTCTTTACGGGAGGATTCATGCGTAAACACAGTTATGACTTTTGCACTGTCCAGATATTCGATATCAAAGCTTTTGG is a genomic window containing:
- a CDS encoding ABC transporter substrate-binding protein, giving the protein MIPFKLIRPVILLCVLCFCASCTDKKNSDDATKTKSNSRSIYKNQLKIEYSKSFDIEYLDSAKVITVFTHESSRKESFQYLLVPKKVSIPKGYENAQVIRTPINSAIVLTSIYVGFLDKINSIDNIVAVDNSKYIYSSHARDLIDRGKITEVGDSYELNIEKVFNLKPDLVFTYGIGNPFIDGNPKLIQNGIHIASATFHLENSPLARAEWIKFVAAFFDKEKEANEVFNGIADHYNKLTELTKNISFRPTVFTEAIFGGVWYEPGGNSYMSKLLNDAGAEYLWKDNKSSGSLRLNYEQVFEEAHDADFWVNVLFWTKLSDALKNDSRNSMFKSYRNKNIYNNNASLNKFGFYEYWETGILNCDLVLSDLIKIFHPELLPEYKLKYYKKLLDN